A stretch of DNA from Pseudonocardia hierapolitana:
ACTTGAACCGGAACCGGAAGCCCGGGTACCGCTCGTCCTCCACCGGGAAGTAGGTGTGGTTGCGCGGGCGGTTGGCACCCTTGCCCTGCGCGAGCTCGACGTAAGCGGTCTCCAGGGCCGACAGGCACTCGCCAGGGGTGAGCACCTGTTCGACGTCGGCGTTGGACAGGATCCTCATGGGGCCTCCACGGGCACCGTCTCGGTGACGGCGACCCTGCCGCCGTCGGGGAAGAGCACCTCGACGCCGACCACGACCACGGCGCCGATCGGGAGCCGCTCGGCGGGGTCGGCGTAGTCGCCGCCGGTCGAGAGGTCGGCCTGGTGCACGACCGTCGCCGAGGCGATCACGTCCGCCGGCAACCCGGTCAGGACCTGTTCCGCCGCGGCCACGGGGACGCCGGGTGCCACCCCGGGCGCGACGGCGGCGACGGCAGCGGCCAGCGCGCGACCGAGATCGCCGGCCCACGGCTCGCTCGCCCCGTCGACCAGCCGGGCGCTCCGCACCCAGCAGAACCGGTACTGCCCGGTGACGTCGAGCGCGGCCACCCCGTCCGGGCCGCGGACGACCTCGGCCAACACGTCGGTGAAGCCCGCCCCGCGCAACGCACGCTCGACGAGGGCGATCCGCGTCCCCCCGGCAGCAGCTGCCGCGTCCGTGAGCGCGGCCTCCAGGTGCGCCTGCGCCTCACGCAGCAGCGCCCGCTCCGCCGCCGACGGCACCAGCCGCTGCTCGCGGACCAGCCCGCCGAGCGGGCGGATCTCCCAGCCGGGCGCCGCCGCCCGCACCTCCTCGATCGCCGTGGCCGGCCACAGCGGGGCGTCGACCAGCCCGAGCACGCCCGGCTCGACACCGGCCAGCAGCCCCTCGACCAGTGCGGTGAACCCCTTGCCGCTGCGCAGGTCGGTCAACGTGGAGGAACGGCGCATCCACGGGTGCACCCGCGGCGAGAGCTTCATGAGGAACGCGGGCTCGCCCACGACCGGGACGGCCAGGATGCCCTCGTTCCAGTACAGGCACAGGTTCGTCAGGTAGGCGAGGTCGTCGGAGCGGTGCACGTCGGCGTAGTCGAGGGCGATCGTGATGCCCTCGTCCGCGAGCCGCCGCTGCAGCCGCAGCACCCGCTCGGCCCGCTCCTGCTCCGGCACCTCGGCCGGGTCGAGCACCACCAGTCCGCGTTTCATGCGGCCACCCCCTGCGGCGTCTCGAACAGGACGCGCTCGGTCTCGATCAGGACCTCGTAGCCGGTTGCCGTGACGACGACCGGGTCGCCGAGTACGTGGTAGCCCGCGATCGGCGTGAACGTGTTCGGGTGGACGATGAACACCGACCGCTCCGGGAGCACCGTGTGGTTGCCCTCGATGATCGGCGTCTCGTCCAGGTGCAAGCCGTGCCCGTGGCCGCGCACCCGCGTGTACCTGGCGCCGCAGTACTCGCCGTAGCCGTACTTGCGGAAAACGTCGTTCTCCGCCACCGCGACCTCGTGTGCGGTGACCCCGGGTCGCACCACCGACAGCCCCGCCTCGACCGCCTCGTTGAACAGGTCGAACGAGCGCCGCTGCGCGTCGCTCGCCCGCCCGACCACGGCGGAGCGGCAGATCTGCAGCCAGTAGCCGTTCATCTGCGGCGTCAGCTCGGTGCGCACCATGTCGCCGTCCTCCAGCAGGCGCGGCCCGGGCGGCGTCATGCCCGTGACCTCGTCGCCGCCGGAGGCGATGAGCATGAAGTTGTCCTCGGCGCCGAGCCGCTTCAGCTCGGCCTCGACCTCGGCGACGATCCGGTACTCCGGGAGCCCCGGTTCCAGCACGTCGACGAACTTCCGCCAGCCCGCAGCGCACACGGTCGCGGCCCGGCGCATCTGGGCGAGCTCCCAGTCGCTCTTCACCATCCGCGCGTCGTCGAGCAGCGCAGTGGCGGACACGACCTCCGCGGCCGGCACCGCCGCCGTCACCGCGTCGGCCAGCGCCTGGGGCAGCAGCTCGCGGTGCGCGACGCCGACGCGGGACGGCGCGAGGTCACGCAGCCGCTCGACCAGTGCCGCGGCGCCCGCGATGTCGAGCCGGGCCACGTCGGTGACCCAGCCGCGCTGCGCGATCACACCGAGGTCGGCGAGCCGCGTGGAGAACGCGACGGGCTCGCCCGTCGCGGGGAGCAGCACGAGCGCGGCGCTGCCCGTGACGCGCGCGTCCGTCAGGTAGCGGATGTTCTCCCGCCGCCACCCCGGCCCGTAGGCGAGCAGGACATCGATGCCGTGGTCGGCCATCGCGGCACGTATGCGGGAGTAGCGCAGGTCGTGCTCGGCGTGATCCGCAAGGTCGGATGTCATACCGCTGCTGTCCTCTCTGCTGTCCGGTCGGCGCTCGCGGCGTCCTCCATGCGGATGAAGTCGCGGGTGACCTGCTTCTCGATCTCGAAGAGGCGGTCGTCCTCCGGCACCCGCGGGTACGGGACGTCGATCGCGATGTCCATGTGCGTGGTGCACGGCCGCGCGGTGACGACGAGCATGCGCGTGGACAGGAACACCGCCTCGCGGATGTTGTGGGTGACGAACAGGACGGTGCGGCCGGTCGCGCGCCAGATGTCGGTGAACTCCTGGCGCAGTTTGCGGGCGGTGATCTCGTCGAGCGCGGAGAACGGCTCGTCGGCGAGCAGGAGGTCCGGCTCGATCGCGAGGCCGCGAGCGAGCGCGACGCGCTGTTGCATCCCGCCCGACAGGCGCAGCGGGTAGTAGTCACCGAACTCGCCGAGGCCGACGAGGTCGAGGTAGCGCTGCACGCGCCGGTCGGCCTCCGCGCGGGGGACGTCGAGCTCGTCCAACGGCAGCCGCACGTTGTCGCGGACGGTGCGCCACGGCAGCAGCCGTGGCTCCTGGAACACCACGCCGATGCGCACGGCCGACCGCGACCGGACGCTCACGGTGTGCCCGTTGATCATGATGCGACCCGACGTGACGTCGTCGAGACCGTTGATCATGTTGAGGAGGGTGGACTTCCCGCAGCCCGACGGGCCGAGGATGGACAGCAGGGAGCCGTGCTCCACTGCCACGTTCAGCCCGTCGATCACGGTGAGCGGCGGCTCCCCGCGCCGCGGGAACTGCTTGCGGACGTTGTCGATGACGAGGTAGGGCTCGGCCACGTCGCCTGCTCCTTGGGATGTTCGTCAGTTCTGCATGGAGGGACGCCACCGGGTGAGCCAGTACTCGGTGGGCTTGAGGATCACGAACTCGATGAGCAGCAGGACGATCGTGAACAAGATCGTCCAGGCGAGGACCTGGGTCATGTTGAACAGCCCGAACCAGTAGCCGAGCTGGTAGCCGACGCCGCTGGACAGGCCGATCAGCTCGACCACAGTGGCGATCTTCCAGGCCAGGCCGAGCGCGTAGCGCAGCGCGGCGAGCAGGAACGGGATCACCTGCGGCACCACGAGCTTGCGCAGGATCGAGCTGCGGGAGAAGTGGAAGGCCCGGCCCATGCGGATCAGCGAGAGGTCGATGGCCTTCACGCCCTGCCACATGTTGATCGCGACGGCGGGCACCGCGGTGACGCCGATGGCCACGATCGCGGCGACGTCGTTCAGGCCGAACCAGAGGATCGCCAGGATGCCGTAGACCACGGACGGCACGGTGAAGGCGACGAGCACCCAGCTGTCGAGGAACTCCTCGCCGAACTTCGACAGCCCCATGACCAGGCCGATCACCAGCCCGGCGGCGACGGCGATCAGCATGCCCGCCACCACGCGGTACACCGTGGTCCACAGGTGGAAGTAGGTCTCGGGGTCACCGAGGTTGTCGATCATCGCCCCGATCACCTGCACCGGGCCGGGCAGTACGTTCGGCGACAGGAACAGCGATGCGACGAACCAGACGGCCACGAGCGCGAGCAGCGACAGCGCGCGCAGCCACACGCCGCGCCACGAGCGCCGCGCCGGCGTGACGAGGTCCGCCTCGCGCGCCACCGGCACGACCGGCGTGACGCCGCCCGCGGTCGTCTCTCCGGTCCCCGCCGTGTCGGTGCTCATTCCGCTCCCGTTCGCAGGTCGGTGCGGAAGAGCCCGTCGGGCACCGCCGGCACGAAGTTGTCGGCACCGAGCACCGGGATGAGCTGCTCGATGAGCGCGGCCTCGGCGTCGGCCTGGGCCTGGTTCCAGTCGGCGATGTAGCGCGAGGCCACCCGTTCCTGGAGCAGCTGCGGCGCCCGCGGGTCGGTGAGCTCGACCTTCTTCGCGTAGTCGGCCCAGACACCTGCGTCGCTCTGGATGAACGCGACGGTGTCGTCGAGCGCCCCGCTGAACGCGTTGAGCACCCCGCAGTGCGTTTCGGCGTAGTCGTCGGTGGTCGCGGCGAGGACGTGCCCGGGGAGCTTGCCGAACGTCGACTGGTAGTCCTCGGAGATGTCGCTCAGCACGCGGTACTTGTTCGAGAGCATCGCCTGAACGGTGGCCGTGGTGCCGATCAGCGCGGCGTCGATGTTGCCTTCGTCGAGCAGGCCGAGCACCGCGGCGTCCGGACCCTCGATGACGTCGACGTCGCGTTCGAGGCTCTCGATCCCGTACTTCCCCTTCGCGACCACCGAGGTGATCGCGAACGTCGCGCTGGACCGGCCGCCGAAGACGCCGAGCTTGCGTCCTCGCAGGTCCGAGAAGCTCTGGACGTCCGAGTCGGCGCGCGTGACGACGACGTTGGACGGGCTGGTCAGGACGTCGAAGATCATGGTCCCGCGACCCTGCTGCCGCGCCGTGGCCATCGCGGTGAGGCCGCCGAAACCGACGTCGACGGCCTGCTGACCGATGGCCGCGTGCAGGGCGGCGGGGTTCTGGAAGGAGCTGACCTCCAGCCGAAGGTTGTGCTTCTCGGCGAAGCCCTGCCCCTGCATGACGAACGTGACGAGGTCCTGGGCGCCGGGGTTCACACCCAGTTTCAGGCTCTGCGGCTCGGTCAGCGGACCGCAGCTCGCCGCCGGACCCGCCGCCGCACCGGCGTCTCCCCCGCCACCGCACGCGACGAGTGCGACGCTCACGACGCCCAGCAGCGCCACCTGCCAGCGCCGCTTCCTGGTCCGATCGGACAGCGAACACTTCATCGTGATCTCCTCTCGCGCCCGGCCGCCGCTTCCGCGCGACCGGGGCGGACCTCAGGTCTCGGCGAGGCGAGCCGCTCCCGCCGCAGCGGGCGTGATCGCATCCGGCTGCTGGAAGGCCTCGGTGGCCGCGTCGTAGAGCGCGACCAGCGACTCCTGCAGCACCTCCCGGTGCTCGTCAGCGACGGCACGGAGCAGGCGGTCGTTCACCGCCTGGAGCGCCACGTCGCCCGCCTCCTTCGCCTTGCGCCCCTCCGCGGTCAGGCTCAACACCATCTGACGCCGGTTCTGCGGGTTCACCTGCCGGTTCAGCAGGCCACGGCGCACGAGCCCCTCGACGCTCTCCGAGACGGTCGGGACGGTCAGGTTGCCGAGCGCTGCGAGCTCCGCCATCGACGTGTGGCCCTCGGACACACGTCGCAGGAGGCGGTGCTGGCGGTAGGTGAGCGAGGTGCCCAGCTGCCCGAGCACCCGCCCGTACAGGCGGTTGAGCCGGGCCGACGCCGAGACGAGCAGCACGCCGAGATCCTCCCCGCGCCGATCGTCCTGGCCTGCTGGATTCATGCCGCACCTCAGTAAGGGTCCCTAACAGTTAGGGTCCCATAGTGCTCAGCCCCGCTCGTCGTCGTCAAGCCCTTGACGCGCTCGACAGCCAACGCCTATCGTCTGTCGAAATCAACTTTCCGCTTGCCGGAAGGAAATCTGTCGTGCCCACCGCTGCGCGCGAGTACGTCTCGTTCGAAAACGTTTTCGAACCCCACCGGTCGGCCGGCACAGCCGTCGCGCGGCGGTTCCTGGGCCTCGTGGCGCTCGCCGGACTGTGGGCACTGTGCACGGTCCCCGTGGTGACGTGGCTCGCCGCGAGCGCCGCCCTGGTGCATGCGCTCGACGGCGGAACGCGCTCCCCCACCGAGGCCCTTCACGCGTTCCGGGAGGGCTGGCGCCGCCACCGCCGGCGCACCGTCGCGCTGGGAACGCTGTCACTGCTGGTGCCGGCCGTGCTGGCGACCAACCTGTTGTTCCTGAGCACCCAGGGCGTCGGCCTGGCTGTCGTGCTCGCTGCGGGCACGGTCGTGCTGATGCTGATATCGACGGCCATGCAGCTGGCACTGGTGCCGGTGATCGTGCTCTTCCCGGCCGCCGGACCGCGGCGCTGGCTGCAGGCGGCGTTCGTCGTGGCGTTCCGCGATCCGGTACGCAGCGCCTGCCTCGTGATCGTGACCGCCGCGCTCGTCGCCGCGACCAGCGCGCTCTCCCCGCTCCTCGTCCCGCTGTGCGCGCCGGTCGTCGGCCACCTCGCCATGCGCGCGTGCCTGCGGCAGGTCGTGACCGGTCCCGGCGGCACCCCCGCCCTCCGTTGACGGCCCTACCCCACGCACCCGAGAGGAACCCGAGCGAGTTGTCCGATCCGTACGGAGCGACCGGGCCCTGGCACCGGCGCACCCTGCGCTGGGGCCAGACGAACCTCACCGAGGTCGATCCGCTGCGCTACGACGACGCCTGGTGGCGCCGGCACTGGCGGCGGACGCGCGTGCAGGGCGTGATCGTCAACGCGGGCGGGATCCTCGCCTACTACCCGAGCCGCTTCCCGTTGCACCGCCGGGCCGAGCACCTCGGCGACCGGGACCTCTACGGCGAGATCGTCGCCGCCGCCCGCGAGGAGGGCCTCGCCGTCCTGGCCAGGATGGACTCCAACCGCGCCGACGAACGCTTCCACGCCGCGCATCCCGGCTGGTTCACCGTCGACGCCGACGGCGTGCCCCACCGGTCCGGCGACCGGTTCATCGCCTGCGTCAACAGCCCCTACTACGACGAGTACCTGCCCGGGGTGCTGCGCGAGATCATCGAGCGCAGCGCGCCCGACGGTTTCGCCGACAACAGCTGGAGCGGGCTGGAGCGCGCCCGCATCTGCCACTGCGCGCACTGCGGGCGCGGCTTCGCCGCCGCCGCGGGCGAGCGGCTGCCGCGTACCGCCGATTGGGACGACCCGGTCTACCGGGCGTGGATCCGGTGGAACTACGCGCGGCGGCTCGAGATCTGGGACGCGAACAACCGCGTGACCACGGAGGCGGGCGGCCCGGACTGTCTGTGGCTGGGCATGAACGCCGGAGAGGTCATCACGCAGGGCGAGCGGTTCCGCGACCACCGGGCGATCGTGAAGCGGGCACCGCTGCTCATGCTGGATCACCAGTGGCGCCGCGAGGGCACCGGCTTCCACACCAACGGCGACGCCGCGAAGGTGATCCACTCGCTCTTCGGGTGGGACCGGGTCATCGCCGAGAGCACGGCGATGTACGACGCCGGCCGCCCGACGTTCCGCCTGGGCAGCAAGCCGCCCGCCGAGGCCCGCATGTGGGCCTACGACGGCATCGCCGCAGGGCTCTCACCGTGGTGGCACCACATCGGGGCCGACAGCGACGACCGCCGGCAGTACGCCACGGCCGAGCCCGTCTTCACCTGGCACGCCGAGCACGAGCGCTTCCTCACCGGCCGTACCCCGGTGGCGTCGGTCGCCGTGCTGTGGAGCCAGGACAACCACGACTTCCACGGCCGCGACGCTCCCCGCGAGCGCACCGGGCTGCCCTACAGCGGTGTGGTCGACGCCCTGGTGCGCGCCCGCGTGCCGTACCTGCCGGTGCACGCCGACGACGTGGACGGGCTCGACGTCGACGCCGGCGGGATCCGCGTGCTCGTGCTGCCGAACCTCGCGGCGATGACCGACGAGCAGTGCGCACAGGTGCGCCGGTTCGTCGCCCGCGGCGGTGGGCTCGTGGCCACGGGAGAGACCAGCCGCTACGACGCCGACGGGGTGGCCCGCCCGGACCTCGCGCTCGGTGACCTGCTCGGCGTGCACGCCACGGGTGAGCACCACGGGTCGACGGCGCCGTCCGAACCGAGCTGGGAGTGCTGGGCGGCGCACACCCACCTGCGGCTCCGGCCGTCGACCCGGGGGCGGGGCGACGGACCCGGGGCGGCGGCCGGGAGCGGGGACACCGCGCGCCACGCCGTCCTCGACGGGTTCGAGGCCACCGACCTGCTCCCGTTCGGCGGGCGGATCGAGGTCGTGCACGCACGCGAGGGCACCGAGGTCCTCGCGACGTTCGTTCCGCCGTTCCCGATCTACCCACCCGAGACCTCGTGGATGCGGCGGCCGGAGACGGCCGTCCCCGCCGTCGTCGTGCGGGACGCTCCGGTGACCGGCGGGGGCCGCGTGGCCTACCTCGCCGCCGACGTCGACCGCTGCCACGGCCGCGCCCAGCACCCCGACCACGCCCGGCTGCTGGCCAACACCGTCCGCTGGGCGGCCGGGGCGCCGCAGCCGCTCACGGTCACCGGGCCGGGCCTGCTCGACTGCCACCTCTACCGGCAGGGCGACGCGCTGGTCCTGCACCTGGTCAACCTCACCGGCGACGGCGGGCGGGGGCCGCTGCAGGAGGTGGTGCCGGTCGGGCCGGTCGAGGTCGAGGTCCGGCTTCCCGCGCCCGCCGAGGCGGTCGTGGTGCGTTCGCTCGTGGCCGGCGGCGAGCAGACCCACGTGGTCGTGGGCGAGGTCGCCCGGTTCCCGGTGGCAACGGTCGCCGAGCACGAGGTGCTGCTGGTGATCCCCGAAAGACACCCCGACGATCAAGGAGGTGCTCGATGATGCGTTCCTTCCACAGGGCATGGCGGGCAGGTGCGCTGGCCGCGGCGGTCGGTCTGCTGGCGGCGTGCGGGGGTGGTGGGCAGTCCGACGAGTCCGGCCCCGTCACGATCACGATCCAGGAGTGGAGCCAGATCCCCGGCACCCCGATGGAGCAGGTGATCCAGACCTTCCAACAGCAGAACCCGGACATCAGGGTCGAGCTGGCCCCGCAGATCCCGTTCGGTCCCGAGTACGACACCCGGATGCAGACCCAGCTCGGCGCGGGCACCGCCCCGACGCTCTTCCGGATGAACGACGACTTCCTGACGAGCTTCTCGCGCCAGGGCGTGCTCACGGATCTGAGCCCCTACCTGGAGGGCGTCGACACGTCGCAGTACCTGCAGCCGCTGTTCGACTTCGGGCGCCAGGAGGACGGCACGTACACCGGTTTCGCGGTCGGCACCGGTCCGCGGGTGATCTTCTACAACAAGACGATGTTCGAGGAGGCGGGAGTCCCGCTCCCGCCGAGCACGTACACCGACGAGAACTGGAAGTGGAGCGACTTCCTGGCGGCCGCGAAGGCGCTGACGATCCCCGGTGAGCGGTGGGGCGCGATCGTCTACACCGACGAGGGCTTCGAGAACACCTGGGCGATGAACAACGGCTCGCCCGACGGCGTGTTCAGCAAGGACGGGCACCGCTTCACCCTCGCCGACCCGGTGGCCGCGGCAGGCATCCAGTACGTCGTCGACCTGACCTGCACGGAGCGCGTGCAGCCGCCGTGGTCCGAGCTCACCCAGGACAACGCGTCCGAGGGCCTCTTCGGCCAGGGCAGGGTCGCGATGCTGCACGGGGCGTACGCCACCAACACCGCGATCCGCAGCCTGGTGAACGGGTTCCAGTACGACATCGCGCCGGTGCCGGGCAACGCGGCGCAGGTCAACGAGAACAGCCTCTACGTGTACGTGATCCCGGCGAGCACGCCGCAGCGCGAGGCGGACGGCGCCTGGAAGTTCCTGCAGTACCTCGGCACCGAGGAGGCGGGGGCCGTGCTCGGCCAGGGCGGCTACTACGTCCCGATCAACGCCAAGGGTGCCGACGCGATCAAGCCCGTGCCCGGCCAGGACCCGCAGAGCATGGACGTCCTCGTCGGATCCGCCGCGCACGGGATCGTGCCGAACTTCCCGTCCGACAACGCCTCGCTCGCCAAGCAGCTGTACCGGCCGCAGCTGGAGACGGCCTACAACTGCGACGCCCCGGTGCAGCAGGTGGTCGACGGGGTGAAGGACCAGGTCGAACAGGCCCTCCAGGGGAGCTGAACGCGATGGCAGTGCAGGCCCCCTGGAGAACGCCGGCCCCGCCCGGCACCGCGGCACCGACCCGGCCCCGGTGGACCCGCCGGCAGGTGGTCGAGGGCTGGGTGTTCATCCTGCCCGTGGTCGTCGGGATCCTGGCGTTCCAGCTCGTCCCGGTGCTGGTGAGCGTCTACGCCTCGTTCACGAACTGGACCGGGCTCTCCTCGCCCCGTTTCATCGGGCTCGGCAACTACCTGCGGATGCCGAGCGACCCGCTCTTCGTCAGCACCGTCGTCAACACGCTGTACTTCTCGATCGGCTACATCCCGCTGTCGATCGTCATCGGGCTGGTGCTCGCGCTGCTCTGCCACGGGAAGCTGCGCGGGATGCGGGTCTTCCGCACCGCGTTCTTCGTGCCGTACGTCGTGAACATCGTGGCGGTCAGCCTCGTCTGGTTCTGGTTCTACGCACCGACCCAGGGCGTGATCAACGGGATGCTCTCCACGGTCGGCGTGCAGGGGCCGGAGTGGCTGACCGACCCGGTGTGGGCGATGCCGGCCGTGATCCTCGTGAGCGTCTGGCAGGGCGTCGGATATCCGATGATCGTCCTGCTCGGCGGCCTGCAGGGCATCCCGACCTCGCTCGTCGAGGCGGCGACGATCGACGGGGCCTCGCCGCTGCGCCGGCTGTGGAGCGTGACGCTGCCGCTGCTGTCGCCGCAGCTGTTCTTCCTCACGATCACGCAGACGATCGCGTCGTTCCAGATCTTCGGGATCATCTTCGTGATGACAGAGGGCGGCCCGGCCGGCGCCACCACGGTCTACATCTACTACCTGTACCAGAACGCGTTCGCCTTCGGCCGCATGGGCTACGCCTCGGCGCTGGCGATGGTGCTCTTCGCGTTCATCGGGCTCATCACCTTCATCCAGTGGCGCCTGCAGCGCCGCTGGGTCTTCTACGACTGAGAGGGGGCGATGTCCGTGACCGCCGCGACCACCCGCGTCCTCCGCTACGCGGTGATGACCGTGCTCGCGCTGCTGTTCGTGCTGCCGCTGGTCTGGATGATCAGCACCTCGCTCAAGACCGAGGCGCAGACGCTCGTCGTGCCGCCGACGTTCTGGCCCACCGATCCGCAGTGGGCCAACTACGTCGCGGTCTGGTCGCTCATCCCCCAGTTCCTCTACAACAGCGTGAAGCTCGCCGTGCTCAACGTCGTCGGGCTGCTGTTCGTGGCCTCGCTCGCCGGCTACGCGTT
This window harbors:
- a CDS encoding MarR family winged helix-turn-helix transcriptional regulator gives rise to the protein MNPAGQDDRRGEDLGVLLVSASARLNRLYGRVLGQLGTSLTYRQHRLLRRVSEGHTSMAELAALGNLTVPTVSESVEGLVRRGLLNRQVNPQNRRQMVLSLTAEGRKAKEAGDVALQAVNDRLLRAVADEHREVLQESLVALYDAATEAFQQPDAITPAAAGAARLAET
- a CDS encoding ABC transporter substrate-binding protein, with amino-acid sequence MKCSLSDRTRKRRWQVALLGVVSVALVACGGGGDAGAAAGPAASCGPLTEPQSLKLGVNPGAQDLVTFVMQGQGFAEKHNLRLEVSSFQNPAALHAAIGQQAVDVGFGGLTAMATARQQGRGTMIFDVLTSPSNVVVTRADSDVQSFSDLRGRKLGVFGGRSSATFAITSVVAKGKYGIESLERDVDVIEGPDAAVLGLLDEGNIDAALIGTTATVQAMLSNKYRVLSDISEDYQSTFGKLPGHVLAATTDDYAETHCGVLNAFSGALDDTVAFIQSDAGVWADYAKKVELTDPRAPQLLQERVASRYIADWNQAQADAEAALIEQLIPVLGADNFVPAVPDGLFRTDLRTGAE
- a CDS encoding ABC transporter substrate-binding protein — translated: MMRSFHRAWRAGALAAAVGLLAACGGGGQSDESGPVTITIQEWSQIPGTPMEQVIQTFQQQNPDIRVELAPQIPFGPEYDTRMQTQLGAGTAPTLFRMNDDFLTSFSRQGVLTDLSPYLEGVDTSQYLQPLFDFGRQEDGTYTGFAVGTGPRVIFYNKTMFEEAGVPLPPSTYTDENWKWSDFLAAAKALTIPGERWGAIVYTDEGFENTWAMNNGSPDGVFSKDGHRFTLADPVAAAGIQYVVDLTCTERVQPPWSELTQDNASEGLFGQGRVAMLHGAYATNTAIRSLVNGFQYDIAPVPGNAAQVNENSLYVYVIPASTPQREADGAWKFLQYLGTEEAGAVLGQGGYYVPINAKGADAIKPVPGQDPQSMDVLVGSAAHGIVPNFPSDNASLAKQLYRPQLETAYNCDAPVQQVVDGVKDQVEQALQGS
- a CDS encoding ABC transporter ATP-binding protein produces the protein MAEPYLVIDNVRKQFPRRGEPPLTVIDGLNVAVEHGSLLSILGPSGCGKSTLLNMINGLDDVTSGRIMINGHTVSVRSRSAVRIGVVFQEPRLLPWRTVRDNVRLPLDELDVPRAEADRRVQRYLDLVGLGEFGDYYPLRLSGGMQQRVALARGLAIEPDLLLADEPFSALDEITARKLRQEFTDIWRATGRTVLFVTHNIREAVFLSTRMLVVTARPCTTHMDIAIDVPYPRVPEDDRLFEIEKQVTRDFIRMEDAASADRTAERTAAV
- a CDS encoding ABC transporter permease encodes the protein MSTDTAGTGETTAGGVTPVVPVAREADLVTPARRSWRGVWLRALSLLALVAVWFVASLFLSPNVLPGPVQVIGAMIDNLGDPETYFHLWTTVYRVVAGMLIAVAAGLVIGLVMGLSKFGEEFLDSWVLVAFTVPSVVYGILAILWFGLNDVAAIVAIGVTAVPAVAINMWQGVKAIDLSLIRMGRAFHFSRSSILRKLVVPQVIPFLLAALRYALGLAWKIATVVELIGLSSGVGYQLGYWFGLFNMTQVLAWTILFTIVLLLIEFVILKPTEYWLTRWRPSMQN
- a CDS encoding carbohydrate ABC transporter permease, whose product is MAVQAPWRTPAPPGTAAPTRPRWTRRQVVEGWVFILPVVVGILAFQLVPVLVSVYASFTNWTGLSSPRFIGLGNYLRMPSDPLFVSTVVNTLYFSIGYIPLSIVIGLVLALLCHGKLRGMRVFRTAFFVPYVVNIVAVSLVWFWFYAPTQGVINGMLSTVGVQGPEWLTDPVWAMPAVILVSVWQGVGYPMIVLLGGLQGIPTSLVEAATIDGASPLRRLWSVTLPLLSPQLFFLTITQTIASFQIFGIIFVMTEGGPAGATTVYIYYLYQNAFAFGRMGYASALAMVLFAFIGLITFIQWRLQRRWVFYD
- a CDS encoding M24 family metallopeptidase, producing the protein MTSDLADHAEHDLRYSRIRAAMADHGIDVLLAYGPGWRRENIRYLTDARVTGSAALVLLPATGEPVAFSTRLADLGVIAQRGWVTDVARLDIAGAAALVERLRDLAPSRVGVAHRELLPQALADAVTAAVPAAEVVSATALLDDARMVKSDWELAQMRRAATVCAAGWRKFVDVLEPGLPEYRIVAEVEAELKRLGAEDNFMLIASGGDEVTGMTPPGPRLLEDGDMVRTELTPQMNGYWLQICRSAVVGRASDAQRRSFDLFNEAVEAGLSVVRPGVTAHEVAVAENDVFRKYGYGEYCGARYTRVRGHGHGLHLDETPIIEGNHTVLPERSVFIVHPNTFTPIAGYHVLGDPVVVTATGYEVLIETERVLFETPQGVAA
- a CDS encoding aminopeptidase P family N-terminal domain-containing protein, whose amino-acid sequence is MKRGLVVLDPAEVPEQERAERVLRLQRRLADEGITIALDYADVHRSDDLAYLTNLCLYWNEGILAVPVVGEPAFLMKLSPRVHPWMRRSSTLTDLRSGKGFTALVEGLLAGVEPGVLGLVDAPLWPATAIEEVRAAAPGWEIRPLGGLVREQRLVPSAAERALLREAQAHLEAALTDAAAAAGGTRIALVERALRGAGFTDVLAEVVRGPDGVAALDVTGQYRFCWVRSARLVDGASEPWAGDLGRALAAAVAAVAPGVAPGVPVAAAEQVLTGLPADVIASATVVHQADLSTGGDYADPAERLPIGAVVVVGVEVLFPDGGRVAVTETVPVEAP